In Anopheles arabiensis isolate DONGOLA chromosome 2, AaraD3, whole genome shotgun sequence, the genomic window gtcgtccagCACCACACGATCGACCAGCCCATGGTTCTGCTGGTCGATAAACAGCAGCGTGTCCTTGCTGCACGTGTTTGCACCACGGATCAGTGAAACTGCGTCTCCCGCATCGATCACGCTCTTGTACGTGGTGAAGGACGACGGCCGATGGTGCATCAGCTCGGACATGTTTTCCCGCCACAGAATGTCCTGAAATTGCTGCGAGGAAGGGAGCGAAAAGCGACCACCACCGTTGGTGGCCACCGATCCCGTTGCCAGACCGAGCTTCTGCTCCACCCGGTCGTGCTTGTCGCTGCGAAGCGGAAGTTTCCCCTTCGTTGACTCGCTACCACCATCGTCCGCCGATTTGGACGTTTGGTTGAACCGTTCCAGCGTGTCCTTTCTCGACGACTGCTCCTCTGCCGCTACCTTGTTAGTGGGGCTCGGGGCAGCGGCGGCGCTTCTACCGGTGGCATTGTTAACGTTCGGCGTTTCCGAAGATTGTTTGGTCGCTGCTTCATCAATACCTTTCTTCTTTGATTCTTTGGCTTCGGGGGTTGCGATGATGAGTTCTTGCTTTTCCGTTGGCACAACAGCTGACGATGATAATGAAGGTAATGAAGATTGCTGATCACTTTTTATCGCAGTGACGTTGCTGACTACATCTCGTTTGGGCATTTCGTTCGATTCGCTACAAGCTTCCACCGCTTCTGGGGCAACCACAGGACCAGACAAGACGTCCGCCGTGTCTGTGACGAGCTTTTCGGCGCGACTTTTCTCGTTCACCGAAGATACCGACATCACCTCGACGTTGCTATCCTTTGCTTGTGTGGAATCACGATCGGGCGATTTTGCCGGTGCAGAATCGGGGGAAATACTGGCCGTGGTTTCTGCCGCGGAGCTCGAGGTCGGAGCTGCAGAAGACGGGGTTGGAGCTGTCGGAGCGACCGTCTCGATTGTGGGAACAGCCACTGGCAGCGGTttgactgctgctgccgtcgtcgGAACTGGTTGCACCTTCTTGTTCCGTTCCAACGTTGCCGTCGCTGCGGCGCTGGCCGGTGCTGGTGGGACAATAATTTTCGAGACCCAATGATCCCCGGAACTGGAGCTAGAGCTGCCGGAACACTCGCCCGACCCGTCCGACGGTAGCTTTCGTCTTTGGTAGAACAGTAGGTAAGCCTCGTTGTTGATGATTTCCTCGTCGATGCGATCGTTCGGCACGTGCGAGACACGCTGGTCGTCGAAGCGGTACCATTGGCCGTCGTACGGGTTCTTGCAGGCCGCCGTATAGTGCCCCGTCTCCAGCGTGTCACCCTGGTGGTAGCACACGGCGTACAGGTCGTACCGGTTGTCCATCGCAAGCTGGCGACGGCCGGTTCCGCCGCCTCCGCCTGCTCCTGCCAGCATGGAATGTGTTTGATTGGAATGGGCACTTCGCATTATTTTGCGCCACGGACTCCAGTTGTCCGTATCGGTGTATCCCGCCGTACCCTGCGACCGGTCCAGCGTGTTCTGGTGGCTTTGCGCGGAGGTGTGGTGGTTGGATGCCTGGGACGGGTGCGACGATTGCTGGTGCGCGGAGGGATCGCGCGCTAGATGCGGCGTCATGTCGAAACCGTGCAGCGGAAACTTTACCAAATTCGTCAGCTTTGCTGCCTGCGTGCTGGCACGaagttgctgctgccggaagCGCTTCAGATGTATCACCATTATGTCCGGTAGGGACCAGAGCCCGAGCGTTTTCACCACCGGCAGGTACTCCTGACAGTGCGGACACTTCCAGGCATTGTCCTGGCCGAGCGTTTCCGCCTTGGTGTAATGTTCGAAGCACTGTTCGAGCGTTAGGGCCGAGCTGGCCGGGATTTTCTCCCTCATCTGGCTGACGCTTTCGTGCTCGACGAACGGATCGCCCATATCGTTGAAGAATCGTTCCGGTTCCGTCCACTCGAGCAGCAGCTTGACGTGGGCCGGCCCTGCATCCGTTGGCAGCACCGACAGCGCCAGATCGATCATCTCCGTAAACAGTGGATGCTCGACCGTGGCCTCCAGGTAGGTGTCCGCATCGCAGGATGGGTCCTGCAGGCGCATGCGGAACAAGCTTTGAGCCGGCGTAGCGAACGTAAACACTTCCGATCGCAAAATGTTCGACATCTCCTTTAGCAGCAGCTTCTGCAGCTCGCTGTACGATACGTCTCGGTTCACCACCAAACAGAACGGCGTACCGAAGCGCTTCACATGCCCACCAAAGTCCCGCTTTCCGTTGCACAGGCAGAGCACAATCTTGGTCCCGCTGGCCGCCTCCTGGCCACTGCCGGCAGGCGGACATTCGATACAGTACAGTGGATCGTTTTCGCGCACCGACGACATGAGATGCGAGTCGCAGAACACGCGACTGAAACCCGACTCGCAAATTTCGGTCAGTATCATCCGATCGAGCGCAATGCCCGTATCCGCGTGCAGCTGTTCGCGCAGCGCCAGCACGGGCGAACCGTGCGGAATGCCCAAACCGAGCTTAACCTGCTTCGGTTGCTGCGAGGAGTAGATCACCTTCACCAGCACGGGCTGCTGGGACAGCTGGGGCAGTGGCACCGACAGACAATAGAACGGGTCGAACGTGTTGCTCTGCTTGCCGCAGGTCGGGCAGGACAGCGAGGAGCGAAACTGGGCCTGGAACACGGCCTGCACGAACGAGTTGTTGCAGCGCACATAGTTGGCCAGCGTTTCCGCCGCGATCACCTCGTCGGAACGGCCATTATTCTGCAACGGTAAGAAAAGGGAGCGGGGGGCGTTTCCATGAATGTATTTTGGGCCGGGAACAGCCTCCTATGACGGTCTTACCTTGATCGCTTTGTACTTTCGCTTCGTTGCCGTGTTCAAATCTTCGTGCACCTTGTCCAGCAGCCAGAAAAGAAACTCCTGTGCGTCGTGCTGGGTAGAGCTGCGGAACTGACTGCCATATCGATCGACCACAGCCTGATAGGAACGGGTGGGTAAGGGTGAAAAGGTGATcagaaaacagacaaaacagacgaaaccaaccaaccgtTAAATTTGAAACACTTTCTACCCGACCCCGGGAGCTTTCCGGGAGGCTTCTTCTTACCTTAAAATTTGAACTATAGTCCGGGGCGTCTTTGCACGTCCACAGCGATTTTAGCACCAGAGCAAGCTGTTCCGTCAGCTCACCCTTCGTACCAAACTTTTTGGCATTAATTTTGTTGCGTCGTTTTAGATCGGCCTGCAATGGATGGATGAATGAACAAGAGGCAGTAATTAATAGACCACCCCCATTGCTACCGTGTTGCCACACACCGCCACCTCCCCTCCCATACCTTGTAAAGATCCAAAACGAAATATTGTGCCAGTATGTCCGTGTGGCTGAGACACTGCAAGACGGCGTTCATGAAGCAAGTGTTGCCGTGGTTCCGCAACCCTATCACACCCGGCACAGTGTCCGGCGGCCAGACAAAGTTcccgcctcctcctcctcctcctcctccttctcctgctgctgcgccaCCTCCCCCTCGTACCGTGCCATTGAGGGTGGACGTTTGGGACGATTGTACCTTGTCGAATTTATGATTGCCCTAGAAAAATGGAAGCATTATTAGTCGCGCAGTTGTATGGTTCGGGTGTACCCTCGCGTCATCATGCTGCTGATGGTCATCAAACACATGTGAGAGCATTGCGGGAGGGGCGAGCGAGCGGGCTGTTTCATCAACGCCGGCCCCACGAACGGTATGGGGGTAGCAATGGTAACGGTGCACGTGAACCATCTCCAACCTTCCTCGCGCGCCTGATTGAATGATTGAGAGCAATCAGTGGAGAAGAAGGTCAATTATTTTTTCAGCGAGCGAGTGCACAAACCGTCGAGCGCACTCCACTGCTGGCCAGGAATGTGTGGGGAAGAGTGAGTTCGGCACCCTCATCATGCATGTGATCTCACACACGTCCGGTACATCCTGGAGATATATTTGCAGGGGTTGGGAGGAGATGGTTCACCGCTCGTTGCTACATCACACACGCCCGATCgaccaaaaataataaaaaaataaaataaaccattggATGCGTGTTTGGCCACTTACCACCGTACGGTTGACATAAGTCATCTGTTGTGCAATGCGATTGATAAACTTTTTCACTGATAATCGGCGGAAGATCTTCTTCTCACTGCCGTTCCCATTGCCCGTTGCTCCGGTGCcttccccaccaccaccaccgctggaTGCCGTCGTAGTGGTCGATTTCTTCtgattgttgctgttggttaACCTCGAATCGCAGCGCGATTCGTCATCTTTCTCGCCCGTAGCGGCAGTACCGTTGCCATTGCCAACCGCTTTAGCAGGCGGGTTACTACTTCCTCGCGAACCTTGAAATGGATTGCGCGGCATTGAAAATGCTCGCTTCAACTTGCTGCTCGCTCCGCCAGCACTGCCACCCGTGGCGGCGACCCGGGCCGACGCCGCGACATCCAGCGTATTATGTTTCTCCatttcttttcactttttaccgggatcaccaccaccccctAACGCACCGAACAGCACCAACACACGTTTTCCGTCTTACGCAAAACCACCCGCTTCCTTTCCCCGTTATTATCGCAAggtgcacacagacacacggtaTCTCTGTCTAGGCCTTCCGGTCCGTCCCTTCTGCTTGGCGGAAGATAGCACGCGCtactacacaaaaaaacaactctcacacacacgcagcgcgCAGGCAGGCACGTTTAGAATGGTGCGATTGGCGACACCATGACCTCGCATAGCAGCCCGTCGACACCAGTTGTGTTACGTGAAGTATGAAAACATTCGTTCGCGGTGCTTTGGCGGGTCACACCATCGCCCCACAGTGCCaccccagcacacacacacgcacagtggTTGACCACGGGAGTTGCAAATCAACCGTACCGATGAGCGGGGGCTCGCGCGcgatagagaaagaaagaacgaaTCAGAAGAGGggtgaaggagaagaaaaaaatcactcacACGAAGAAACTACACGCGCGAAAGCCAAACGATTGGGGAAGAGGGGACGATGAAAGTGATTCAAATGGCTTATTAAATTCCACTCTctaacacaccaacacacacatacacacacgcgtgcacACGCACGAAATTTCACGCCTGCTATGCTTTACCACCGCGCACGAGAATTGGCAAGTGCTGGGACTGTTTCACACGGGGCGGTGATGGAAGTTTCCTCTCTTCCACACGGCACATCTGCATCAGCATGTTAATTTACACACAGTGTCGTATGCGCGATATCTCGCGTATCCGTCTGCCTGCACAAGCGAGCAACAATTACTTATGgcgaatcatcatcatttcgaGCGCGTGTCGTCATTGTCCTTCACTTTTCGTGATTCCGGTCTGCTCCGCTCACTGCTGTCACGGCGGTACTGCCTAGCCTGTAGGTCACGGTCTCCTTCCGGGACGACGTGTGCAGATTCAATGCTTCACCACGGGAAAAGTTTGTGGGGGTGGGGCGGTCGTGCGATTGGCAGGAATGTTCCAGCTTTCTAACCGAGAGGTTGTTTCTCTCTTCCGCAAAGCGAATACAGCAGCGATCGGGCGAACACACCCAGACAGGGCACTCCAGGAGCAGCAGAAGCCtaaaatgttgattttgtccGCACATAAACGATTTCTTTTCCACACCGAAAACAATCTCAGCGCGTCTGAATCCACAGCAAGCAGGGAATGATGCCACACGGTGTGTATGGGGTTTTCCAGAGGATAGATGCTTTTTCACTGTTTTGTCACCTTTCTCCACATCAACACCGTTTCATTTACACACAGCAGAGATTTTCTATAACGTACGACACGAAATTTTAGCTAAAATTACAACATTTTTACACTTTCTGACTTTCGTCTGTTTTGTTGATGAGATGCCATCCATCTATTTCACGAAAACGCTTAAAATCGGGTACGTCCATCGCGTGATTTTGCTTCGCCACAGTGACAGCTGTCAGCCGTATCGCTTGCGTGTCCGTTGTGGACTGTCATCGGCAAATAATTgaaagtttttattttcatttctttttcattaaaatcttACGACTGGTTGATATTTCTACCATTTCTCCGTTCTAttaaatttgattgaaaataaaagcagATTTCCATCCACTTTGTTCCATTTCACCAATGTCGCAGCTACTGTGGTTCAACCTCTTGGTTTGCTCCTGTCTGAATCGCTTTGGTTTATTCCATACTGTTCGACAAAGTTTTCGACCGTTGCTTTCGATCGAATCCATTTCCATCGTGTCCCAAACCTATTGTTTCAAAAGCATGAAACTTTCAATCCCAGATCTTGTTTTACGAAATCACTAAGATGAAATTTTATATGAACTGTAATTATCTAGTAATTCcacacttttgtttttgtggaaACTTACGATGATTTCCGTAATCCTCTATTGACTAGTTTCTATAGCATAGCTCAATGTCTTGAATTCCAATAAAGAACGATAAATCTCGACCAATCTGCTAAAACAATCGTCAATTGATGCCCATTCCGAAGTCATTCCGGAtacatggcaacaaaaattcaaaaagaatACGTTCTCAAATCCAAAAGTTCAATGAACGGAGCTACTGTATGCATTTTTGCTTATCTGACTACCGGTATGCCATGGCATGATCGCGCTCTTTTTTCGATGGTTtgctacaaaacaaaagcacatcAACCGTTACTACGAGACGGGCGTGATTGCCCAGGCGGGTCATACACGCTTTTCCCTTACCTTTGGCATCCGTTGCAACAtcaacactgctgctgcttgataATTCACACGCTGCACTCACGTAGATAGGCGACGATAGGATAGGGATAGGGATTtctcgttcgttttttttctatctcccACCCACAGCAGTGTTGGTTGTGAGGAGGAGAGCAAGCGATATCGTACCGGAGATTCGGGCGTATGTTTGCGGACAGCTGAGATAAAATCCATCCCCTTATGTCCACACAGTCGGTAATGTAAGCAGTAGACCGAAGCGTGCAATGAATCAGTGCGCGAGATCATGTCCCAGGAACCGGACATGGCAGTGGTGCTGTGTGAAGTTATCAAATAGTGCGCGCGTTCAGCTTCAGCGTGATTCGGAGGTTTTAATCTACTACCGCACAGTAAAATAAAGCACGTTTGACATGCGAGCCTCCCGTGTCCCACCGGATGGTGGCTTTGGGTGGGTTGTAGTGGCCGGTTGTGCACTGGTGAATGTACGTCTCGTAGCTGGCGGACACCAGTACCAGCACCATCGTCTAAGCCGTCTTATAATCCACAGGTGTTCAATCAATCGTTGGTCTCTGTGTTTGGGCTCATGTTTGCTGACTACCTCGCCAGTCTCGGAGAGCACGCCTTTGGGGCGGCGCTGGTGATGAACGTGATGAACATTTCGCTCAACTTTTCCGGCCTCATTACCGGGCCCATTATCAAACACTTCAATCCAAGAAAGGCCGCTATTCTGGGTAGTCTGCTGACGGGCACTGCGCTCTCGCTATGTTCGTACAGTACCAAACTGTGGCAGATTGTGCTATCGTACAGTGTGACCTTTGGATTTGGACTGGGGCTAATACAGTCGTCCACGTTCGTTGCCCTCAACTCCTACTTTCGCCATCGCAAGGGACGAGCGGTGGGCTTTGCGCTGGCAGGAACCGGCATTGGTCAGATTCTGATGCCGCTGCTCGTGCAGTATCTTCTGAGCAACTTTAACTTTAGAGACACAACTCTTATCATCGGTGGACTAGCGTTTAATGGGGTAAGGGAGGGGGTGGCCCTTTGCGGTGCAATGATCAAATGCATTCAGTGCTTCGATGCGTCACCGTTTGTTTGCAGGTGGTTGGTGCCAGCTTACTCCAGCCCGTAGAATGGCACCTGAAGGATAGTGTGGCGGGAGATGATAGGGAGAGCCAACCACTGCTGGCTATGGATAAGCCGAGCTCACATGCCAATGGAACTTCTTGCAAGAAAGCATCTTGCGGTTGGTCAAAACTAGCTGCCTTGATGGATTTTGCCATTCTCAAGCAGGTTTCGTTTTTGAACTTGATTGTTGGTCTTGGACTAGCGTACACAGCGTCGACAAgtttctctttattttttccttaCTTTCTACAGGTAAGTTACCTAAAAACatgttgaaaaatgttgcaaacacTTACATTTATGATATTTACCCGTCTCCACTAGAAATCTGCCAATCTAACCATGCTCGAAGCGGCCAACTGCATGTCGGTGCTTTCTACGACTGATCTCATCACGAGGATAACCGTCCCGGCGTTTGTGGATAGGATGGAGTTTTCCCACCGTACCACGTTTCTGCTAGCCGGAATCTGCCTGGTGGTGGCACGCTCTGTTATGGCCGAAATGCGCTCCCTGGTGCCGCTCATGGTCACGTCCGCCTTTTACGGTATCTTCCGCTCGATCACGATCGTCAATCAGAACCTGACGGTGGCGGAATATTGCGGCGAGAGAAAGATCGAAAAGATGCTCCCCAATGCGCTTGGGTTTAATATGGTAACGAAGGGCATACTGGTGCTGACCCTTGGGCAAATCCTTGGCTGGTTTGCTGACTTTACCGGCAGCTACTCGTTGAACTTGCACGCCCAGAACCTACTGCTCGTAACGACCTGCGTGCTGTGGTTGTGCGAAATGTACTTTAAAGACGATAACTAACCTGTGGCAGACCTCTTACTAGTCGTTTAAGTTTGTTAATTTGATGATAAGCATAGAAAATACAAATTCGCGGACGTTTGCACTTGACTtgacttgttgttgtttggattTCGAAAACGTTCGCTAAGAACAGGATGCGGTACTGAAAACACGTCGATGACAGTTTCGCATGGCACGCTTTATCCGGgattttcaaatttcaaataaccGTGCCTTTCGCAAAGGCAGCATCATCCCGAATAAGCGGGCTACCGCCACAGCGCCACAGTGAATGTAAACAGGGGGAAAACAAGAcgaaagtgtgttttttgtccgTAATCGGTATCGAAATATCTGTGTTAAAAGTAGTTTGTCTGTTCGTTTTTGGGTGTGCATCTAACGCGCAACATGGCAGATAATTTCGATGATATGTCCAACGATCAGCTGCGGCTGAAGCTGCTCGAGTTCGGCTTGTCCAACATGCCGGTCACAAGCACGACGCGAAAGGTGCTGATCAAAAAGCTACGAAATCACATCTCCACCAACGGAGGAGGCGGAGGCGCTGGGAAGGCACGGCGTGAGACAATCCACCTTACAAAGTACTCTTCCGACGAGGATAGTGAGCCCGTCAGCAGCCAACCCGTTGGCACGAAGAAAACCGCCGTGACCGCGAAAAAGGAGCAGACAAATCGTCGAGCTACGATTGCTAGCGCTGGgaccgcagcagcatcaacgaAACTGCCCAAATTCATTTCTGCATCACAACCGACACCGAAGGTCTCCGAAACATTGCCACCGGAGCCGGGATCTGCGTCGAAGCGTCGATCGGGAAGAGTTACCCCGGTAAAGGATAAGGATGTTGCATCATCCGCAGCGTCCACGAAAGCAGCACCGAAAGTACCGGCAATACTCGAGGACTCGGACGACGATATGGTTCCGCTGACACAGTTGACCCAGCGTGAGCGCAAATCGAAGAGCCCTTCGCTGTCTCGCGCTGAGATACTGACTACGTCCTACATACATCAGATGGAGGTGGCCGCCCCGAAGGTTCCGGAACCAATCGAGGAAGAGATGGAGGTGGACGTACCGGAAATGGGGAAGAACGAGCAGGACATGGATGTAATCGTGCTGGATGATGAAGAGGATAGCGATCTTGCCTCGGTTTCGATGCCACCGCCACAGCAACCACCGAAACCAGCGCCAGTGAAAGAGTCCTACAGCCAAACGACATCCGAGACGCGTCGCACAtttaccaccgccaccacgaTGACCGATAGCCGGAAGGGTAAGGAGGAGCGCGTCTTTGCTGAACCGGCCCCGCTGAAGTACGGCACGACGGAACGAACCCTGCCGAAGCCTACCTTTGCATCACCATCGATCCGCAGCAGCATGTCCTCGGCGGTACGTGAAGAAACCGGTCCAAAGTACGACCCAACCGATTCTCCGTATTTAAGCGAGTTCACCAAGCGTCTGTCCCGCTTGCGTGCGGAAGCAGTCCAGCAGCCCGGTGGTGTTTCGCGCGAATCTCCCTCCAGACGGACAATGTTTGAAGGGTCTACTACTACGTCGTCGCTACGATCAACGTACGCGCCACGTGAGGAATACGAAGCTTCATCGTCCTCCCGGTACCGAGCTGGACGACAAACGATGGCTCCCACGGTGTCTACGGCAGGTCGTAGGACAGCAACCGAGACGAGCGGTGTGCGCAGCTCCATGCGGCAGGAGCTGCTGGCACTCGATCGGAAGTACTCGATCCGGAAGATCTTCTACAGCCTCATCATCGTATTGGTGGTCATTTTCCTGTTTG contains:
- the LOC120893803 gene encoding ubiquitin carboxyl-terminal hydrolase 43, whose amino-acid sequence is MEKHNTLDVAASARVAATGGSAGGASSKLKRAFSMPRNPFQGSRGSSNPPAKAVGNGNGTAATGEKDDESRCDSRLTNSNNQKKSTTTTASSGGGGGEGTGATGNGNGSEKKIFRRLSVKKFINRIAQQMTYVNRTVGNHKFDKVQSSQTSTLNGTVRGGGGAAAGEGGGGGGGGGNFVWPPDTVPGVIGLRNHGNTCFMNAVLQCLSHTDILAQYFVLDLYKADLKRRNKINAKKFGTKGELTEQLALVLKSLWTCKDAPDYSSNFKAVVDRYGSQFRSSTQHDAQEFLFWLLDKVHEDLNTATKRKYKAIKNNGRSDEVIAAETLANYVRCNNSFVQAVFQAQFRSSLSCPTCGKQSNTFDPFYCLSVPLPQLSQQPVLVKVIYSSQQPKQVKLGLGIPHGSPVLALREQLHADTGIALDRMILTEICESGFSRVFCDSHLMSSVRENDPLYCIECPPAGSGQEAASGTKIVLCLCNGKRDFGGHVKRFGTPFCLVVNRDVSYSELQKLLLKEMSNILRSEVFTFATPAQSLFRMRLQDPSCDADTYLEATVEHPLFTEMIDLALSVLPTDAGPAHVKLLLEWTEPERFFNDMGDPFVEHESVSQMREKIPASSALTLEQCFEHYTKAETLGQDNAWKCPHCQEYLPVVKTLGLWSLPDIMVIHLKRFRQQQLRASTQAAKLTNLVKFPLHGFDMTPHLARDPSAHQQSSHPSQASNHHTSAQSHQNTLDRSQGTAGYTDTDNWSPWRKIMRSAHSNQTHSMLAGAGGGGGTGRRQLAMDNRYDLYAVCYHQGDTLETGHYTAACKNPYDGQWYRFDDQRVSHVPNDRIDEEIINNEAYLLFYQRRKLPSDGSGECSGSSSSSSGDHWVSKIIVPPAPASAAATATLERNKKVQPVPTTAAAVKPLPVAVPTIETVAPTAPTPSSAAPTSSSAAETTASISPDSAPAKSPDRDSTQAKDSNVEVMSVSSVNEKSRAEKLVTDTADVLSGPVVAPEAVEACSESNEMPKRDVVSNVTAIKSDQQSSLPSLSSSAVVPTEKQELIIATPEAKESKKKGIDEAATKQSSETPNVNNATGRSAAAAPSPTNKVAAEEQSSRKDTLERFNQTSKSADDGGSESTKGKLPLRSDKHDRVEQKLGLATGSVATNGGGRFSLPSSQQFQDILWRENMSELMHHRPSSFTTYKSVIDAGDAVSLIRGANTCSKDTLLFIDQQNHGLVDRVVLDDDDDPDDLLPPGSGSRALWISPVTPHKLITVSPKN
- the LOC120893807 gene encoding monocarboxylate transporter 12 translates to MRASRVPPDGGFGWVVVAGCALVNVFNQSLVSVFGLMFADYLASLGEHAFGAALVMNVMNISLNFSGLITGPIIKHFNPRKAAILGSLLTGTALSLCSYSTKLWQIVLSYSVTFGFGLGLIQSSTFVALNSYFRHRKGRAVGFALAGTGIGQILMPLLVQYLLSNFNFRDTTLIIGGLAFNGVVGASLLQPVEWHLKDSVAGDDRESQPLLAMDKPSSHANGTSCKKASCGWSKLAALMDFAILKQVSFLNLIVGLGLAYTASTSFSLFFPYFLQKSANLTMLEAANCMSVLSTTDLITRITVPAFVDRMEFSHRTTFLLAGICLVVARSVMAEMRSLVPLMVTSAFYGIFRSITIVNQNLTVAEYCGERKIEKMLPNALGFNMVTKGILVLTLGQILGWFADFTGSYSLNLHAQNLLLVTTCVLWLCEMYFKDDN
- the LOC120893805 gene encoding otefin; this translates as MADNFDDMSNDQLRLKLLEFGLSNMPVTSTTRKVLIKKLRNHISTNGGGGGAGKARRETIHLTKYSSDEDSEPVSSQPVGTKKTAVTAKKEQTNRRATIASAGTAAASTKLPKFISASQPTPKVSETLPPEPGSASKRRSGRVTPVKDKDVASSAASTKAAPKVPAILEDSDDDMVPLTQLTQRERKSKSPSLSRAEILTTSYIHQMEVAAPKVPEPIEEEMEVDVPEMGKNEQDMDVIVLDDEEDSDLASVSMPPPQQPPKPAPVKESYSQTTSETRRTFTTATTMTDSRKGKEERVFAEPAPLKYGTTERTLPKPTFASPSIRSSMSSAVREETGPKYDPTDSPYLSEFTKRLSRLRAEAVQQPGGVSRESPSRRTMFEGSTTTSSLRSTYAPREEYEASSSSRYRAGRQTMAPTVSTAGRRTATETSGVRSSMRQELLALDRKYSIRKIFYSLIIVLVVIFLFVFFFL